TATGGCATTGGTGTGTATATAAATAGTAACAActtttctatattttattcttatttctcAAATTTAAAACTCTCACATTATCCCTCTTAGTTGTGCCCACATTTCTCACTAACGTCGTTGCCTGTCATACTCATATGGACACCAATTTTAGTATAAAATTCTCTTTCGGAGAATGATAATTAAATGTTTTATGATCATTTAATCATTACATCATCAATTTCATCATTCATCTCAATCGTCGTCATCTTCGGCCATGCAACCACTGACTTTGCCTGCTCTTTCCTCAGCTGTGTTAGATCTGTTGACCCAATCCTTTGCCTTTCGGAGGCTCCATCATGGCTCAAAATTTCAATAACTACTACTCTTTGGTTCTTGAATGTTCTTCCCTGAGAACATAAGACAAATGTGTTAAACGAACCGTGTCatcaattagggataaaatTGGGGCCAATAAAATTTTGGGGATTAGGGTTGGGTGCTGGTTGACTTgggaagagagaagggaggggaggtgaagagagtgtaggagagggagaaggtattaaattgaaataaaatgataagtaaatgtatgaaagtgaaatgtttaaaagatgttgtatgaggttgcaatcAATCTCAAACCTGAagaggtaaaatgtaatttatccttCTTTTAAAATTAGTTGTTCATGTCCATGCATTAAATTGTATACTTAATTATTGCAcgattatttcttttcttttttttatttattaaatatagcAATTAGACTTTTTTTCAACAATTGCATGATTTATTTCAAGATTTTTTACCTGATTTTATAGAATTTAACGTCCTAATTTTTCACGATGCCATAGGTATGGCATGCAAGATTCTGCAATGAAATTAACACGATATATGGTTTCATTGGTTGATTGTGAtagttatatatataagtaaccaTATGCGCCATCAATCTTAAAAGATGATACTCATAATACGCATAAATAGGTGAGATACTTGAAgcaattaaacatataaaagatCGACATGTCCAAGAACTTTAttatttatgaagaaaaaacaACATAAGTAAAAGACATATATGTACATTGTCCATAACCACCCTCCAAACCCATTAAGAAGGTTGAACCTTTACGGTAGTGAGTGTGGGACTTGAAGACGAGCCAGCACCCTTATGATGAGCCCTGGTGACTCTTCCCATGGCTCTGCTGGGTGATGTCCGTTATTAGCGACCGGCGGAAAAACAATGTCATTTGACCATCACAAAAATAActgtaatttatttttgtaactcGTTGAAAGGCTATTTACTTTCATTAGGTCTCGAACTAGGTCAAAATCATTATCAACGAGTTCGTAAGATGCAACTCCTTTTTCATCGAGCTGAGAAGACACTCGAAAGATAAAGaactatttttaatttcttaatccaATGCTCAAAAGACATTAGAGGGTCTAGAAATGCCAAAAAGATATATAGGCttgtgaaaggtaaaaaaaaaaaatgcgtgAACAACACTATCCTCCAATCGACAAGATACAATTGGAGTTTATATCGAGCTTGGATCATATTTGACTTGTTTACCCTATATTTCTTGAAGataattgttattagtacttcaaaattctcatttttcacTCCAAACTTCCTATATTTCACAtataaaaatacacttataaggaatgcaaaataagatttttgaaatacCAATAACCGTTCCTTTCTTGAATAAAATGACTAATTGAATAAATAGGGGTTTTAGCTTCAATAGACACAAAAACCAAAACATCCCAAAATGCACCAAACGCTTGTTCAACCGACAATATATTCAGCAACAAACTTTGGTATCGAGCTTGGATCATAATTAACTCATTTACCCAACATTTTGAACTCATAATATGTTAAGCAACAAACATTAAATGATccaaccaaacaaaacttcCTCCACAAAATGCACCAAACTAGTCTTGgataaaataaaacaacaaaatgtAATCTCATCACTTGTCTGCCTTAGATATGTTGGCAGCAGCTTGTCCTCTGAGACGACCAGTCCTCCTAGCGGCAATGAGACCAACCTTCTGCCCAGGAGGAGCGTCACGCCTGACTGTGCTAGCATGTCCAATATGCTGGTGATTACCTCCTCCGTGAGGATGCTCGACCGGGTTCATAGCCACACCACGAACCTTGGGCCAGCAGTTCCTCTTCACTCTGAACTTGTGGTAAGCATTGCCAGCCTTGAGCATTGGCTTTTCTGTTCTTCCTCCACCTGCTACCTGCCCAATCATCGCACGGCATCCGCTGGGAACAATCTTCTTGGCACCAGATGGCAATTTGATCCTGTTAGAACCAGTGGAAACACAATTGTTAACACACCTCAAAAATACCATAAACTAGCAGATAAACGTAATCATTACTCAGCGTATGAGATTTCACAATCACAAAGGGTCAATCattcaaaaaaatttatgacAAGCAGTAGATAAAGAAACAATTTCACACTACTCTTTCTTAATTTCACATTCTTCACAACAATACAACCAAATAAGCATATCTTGTTAAAAAGCAAATTCTCTATTGTTCACAATGAAAGCAAAAAGTCGAATGTGGTAATCACATTCGATTAATTAGTACTGTACACAACAATCATAAAACCCGAGATTCGTTTCATAAGTTCCAGAATCATAAGATCAATGCAACCAATTTCTTCCAAAAGAATCATTCATCTCTCGAATACTGACCCAACAGCATACCGCGTGATAAACCCTACAACTAAACCCAACCCAGTTCAGCAAATGAACGAAACTATTGGCTAAAGGGATACAATTTTTGTGCTTGAATCAGAAATCACATATCTACATGCAAATTGCAATCATACGAGAAATTGGTATCTCAATAACAATGTACATTTGAACTGCAATTATTGAAATCCAATTAACAAATATAATAGTAATTTAGCATGAATCTAAAGGAAATAACATGAACAGAGAGAGATGCATATAGACCTGGAAGTATCGTTGTCAGGATTGTGGCTGATAACAACGGCGTAATCACCAGACGCCCTAGCGAGGGTTCCGCGGTCCCCAACATGGTGCTCGACGTTACAGACGACGGCTCCCTCCGGGATCGATCTGAGAGGCAACACATTTCCGACCACCAAATTGGCCTTCTTCCCACAGTAGATGAACTGACCGGTGTAGATTCCCTCGGCGGCGACGAAGAGCTCGTTCTGCTTCTTGTACCTGAACGGATGGCGGAAGCTGACGCGGGCCAACGGGGCACCGCGACCCGGATCGTGGATGATCTCGGTGACTACACCCTTGAGGTAGCCGTTGCGCTCGCCGAAGTCGAGGCTACGGAAGCGCGCCGGACCCTTTCGGTGGTGGGTGTGAGACTTGAACACGGAACCCGCACCCTTACGCTGAGCTCGGATGACCCTCCCCATGGCGGCGGTGAGTGATTTTTCTGCTACTAGCGGCGGCGCGAAATGGTGTTCCcaaaaaccctagaatttgTGTTTGCTTTTATAAGGCTCAGGATAGACGTGTATTGCAGTCGAAGTGAACAGCCTCCAAAGTTCCAAACTCTCTAAGGGTATGTTTGTTTGCCTTCACTAGCATTCATTGGACTAGACTAAACTAAATGATAGTCTAGTCTGGTGTTTGTTATTTATACGGATAAAagttaatgagactaaaggggactcgcTCCGACTGAACGCCTCGCTAGCCGTTCTTAGCGAGAGCCATCG
This genomic stretch from Pyrus communis chromosome 2, drPyrComm1.1, whole genome shotgun sequence harbors:
- the LOC137725532 gene encoding large ribosomal subunit protein uL2x codes for the protein MGRVIRAQRKGAGSVFKSHTHHRKGPARFRSLDFGERNGYLKGVVTEIIHDPGRGAPLARVSFRHPFRYKKQNELFVAAEGIYTGQFIYCGKKANLVVGNVLPLRSIPEGAVVCNVEHHVGDRGTLARASGDYAVVISHNPDNDTSRIKLPSGAKKIVPSGCRAMIGQVAGGGRTEKPMLKAGNAYHKFRVKRNCWPKVRGVAMNPVEHPHGGGNHQHIGHASTVRRDAPPGQKVGLIAARRTGRLRGQAAANISKADK